The proteins below are encoded in one region of Helianthus annuus cultivar XRQ/B chromosome 2, HanXRQr2.0-SUNRISE, whole genome shotgun sequence:
- the LOC110934124 gene encoding uncharacterized protein LOC110934124 has translation MPLQPILVVEVFDVWGIDFMGPFPNSNGFLYILVAVDYVTKWIEAIATRANDHSVVCKFVQSYIFVRFGVPRVIISDGGSHFKNFNFGKLLKRYNVNHRVATPYHPQTSGQVEESNRQIKEIIMKTGCHLPMEFAHRAHWAIKTVNADYDEAGRVRKLQLNEIEEIRDEAYECASAYKDKPKKVHDAKLRKKNFEVGQKVWLYNSRLKMFAGKLKSKWMGPYVIRRVGRFGDVDIQDEQTNKQQTVNGHRLKPYLEGNNINNLELGKVGYILHPLDDEEA, from the exons ATGCctttacaaccaatcttggtggtggaggtatttgatgtttggggaatagatTTCATGGGTCCGTTTCCTAATTCAAATGGGTTCTTGTACATATTGGTTGCGGTTGACTATGTTACGAAGTGGATAGAAGCTATTGCTACAAGGGCCAACGATCATTccgttgtatgtaagtttgtgcaatccTACATCTTCGTTCGATTCGGTGTGCCAagggtgataataagtgatggaggttcacatttcaagaatttcaattttgGGAAATTGCTAAAAAGATATAATGTGAACCACCGAGTGGCTACACCATACCATCCGCAAACAAGTGGACAAGTTGAAGAGTCCAACCGTCAAATTAAAGAGATTatcatgaagacg GGGTGCCATTTACCAATGGAGTTTGCACATCGAGCGCATTGGGCCATCAAAACTGTTAATGCGGATTATGATGAAGCGGGTCGAGTAAGGAAGTTGCAATTGAATGAGATTGAGGAGATTAGAGACGAAGCCTATGAATGTGCATCCGCATACAAAGACAAACCGAAGAAAGTTCATGATGCAAAGCTAAGGAAGAAGAACttcgaagtgggtcaaaaggtgtggttgTACAATTCGAGGTTGAAAATGTTCGCGGGCAAACTCAAGAGCAAATGGATGGGTCCTTACGTAATCCGAAGAGTGGGAAGATTTGGAGATGTCGATATTCAAGATGAGCAAACCAataaacaacaaacggtgaatggGCATCGACTCAAACCGTATTTAGAAGGCAACAACATAAATAATCTTGAGCTTGGCAAAGTGGGTTACATTCTACACCCATTAGATGACGAGGAAGCataa